A section of the Ictalurus punctatus breed USDA103 chromosome 8, Coco_2.0, whole genome shotgun sequence genome encodes:
- the selenoh gene encoding selenoprotein H has product MRMATRAKAGRGAKRKADVIAAAEPVAKQDKGNKGEREDDEGQRVIIEHCKSURVYGRNADAVREALLSAHPELHVVLNPEKPRRNSFEVTLIEGKKELVLWTGLKKGPPRKLKFPEPAEVVTALEEALKSK; this is encoded by the exons ATGAGAATGGCGACGCGTGCTAAAGCAG gtcGTGGGGCAAAGCGCAAGGCAGACGTGATTGCAGCGGCAGAGCCCGTGGCAAAGCAGGATAAAGGAAACAAGGGTGAACGGGAGGATGATGAAGGCCAGAGAGTAATCATCGAACACTG taaAAGCTGACGTGTGTATGGGCGGAATGCCGATGCTGTGCGTGAGGCTCTCCTCTCCGCACATCCTGAGCTTCATGTGGTGCTCAACCCCGAGAAGCCTCGACGCAACAGCTTTGAGGTCACTCTAATTGAGGGGAAGAAAG AGCTGGTGTTGTGGACTGGTCTCAAGAAAGGTCCTCCCCGTAAACTGAAGTTTCCAGAGCCTGCTGAGGTTGTAACTGCCCTGGAGGAGGCCCTAAAGAGCAAGTAG
- the mif gene encoding macrophage migration inhibitory factor, translated as MPMFVVNTNVSKDEVPAGLLSEITQELAKAMGKPANYIAVHIVPDQMMMFGGKGDPCALCSLHSIGKIGGSQNKQYSKLLMGVLHKHLGISPDRIYINFFDMDAVNVAWNNSTFG; from the exons ATGCCGATGTTCGTGGTGAATACAAATGTTTCGAAAGATGAAGTTCCTGCAGGATTACTGTCTGAAATTACCCAGGAGCTTGCTAAAGCCATGGGGAAACCAGCCAAT TACATTGCTGTGCACATCGTCCCGGATCAGATGATGATGTTCGGGGGTAAAGGAGACCCGTGTGCCCTCTGCTCCCTCCACAGCATCGGGAAGATCGGAGGCTCGCAGAATAAACAGTATTCCAAACTGCTCATGGGTGTGCTTCATAAACACCTGGGCATTTCACCTGACAG gATCTACATTAACTTTTTCGACATGGACGCAGTGAACGTGGCCTGGAACAACTCCACCTTTGGTTAA